From the genome of bacterium, one region includes:
- a CDS encoding single-stranded DNA-binding protein produces the protein MGTGRGTVNKVILIGRLGGDPELAYTPSGRAYVKFTLATSARWKDQEGNQKERTDWHRIKAWGKLAEIMGEYLKKGSLVFLEGRIETRSYEDSNGVKKWITEIVANDMEMLGSKGGSSEQQAAPTEFDSSGPKEEDDLPF, from the coding sequence ATGGGTACAGGCAGGGGTACAGTAAACAAAGTAATCCTAATCGGTAGATTAGGAGGAGATCCTGAATTGGCTTATACGCCGTCAGGAAGGGCATATGTCAAATTTACTCTGGCTACAAGTGCAAGATGGAAGGATCAGGAAGGCAACCAGAAGGAACGTACAGACTGGCACAGAATTAAAGCATGGGGTAAATTAGCTGAGATTATGGGTGAGTACCTTAAAAAAGGAAGCCTTGTATTTCTTGAAGGCAGGATTGAAACAAGAAGCTATGAAGATTCCAATGGAGTGAAAAAGTGGATTACTGAGATTGTGGCCAATGATATGGAGATGCTGGGATCAAAAGGCGGCAGTTCAGAGCAGCAGGCAGCTCCGACTGAATTTGATTCATCCGGGCCAAAGGAAGAAGATGATTTGCCTTTTTAG